The genomic window NNNNNNNNNNNNNNNNNNNNNNNNNNNNNNNNNNNNNNNNNNNNNNNNNNNNNNNNNNNNNNNNNNNNNNNNNNNNNNNNNNNNNNNNNNNNNNNNNNNNNNNNNNNNNNNNNNNNNNNNNNNNNNNNNNNNNNNNNNNNNNNNNNNNNNNNNNNNNNNNNNNNNNNNNNNNNNNNNNNNNNNNNNNNNNNNNNNNNNNNNNNNNNNNNNNNNNNNNNNNNNNNNNNNNNNNNNNNNNNNNNNNNNNNNNNNNNNNNNNNNNNNNNNNNNNNNNNNNNNNNNNNNNNNNNNNNNNNNNNNNNNNNNNNNNNNNNNNNNNNNNNNNNNNNNNNNNNNNNNNNNNNNNNNNNNNNNNNNNNNNNNNNNNNNNNNNNNNNNNNNNNNNNNNNNNNNNNNNNNNNNNNNNNNNNNNNNNNNNNNNNNNNNNNNNNNNNNNNNNNNNNNNNNNNNNNNNNNNNNNNNNNNNNNNNNNNNNNNNNNNNNNNNNNNNNNNNNAACAAAactatatatttaattaatatatataatcaatCCTGCACCTCATGATGACGATCACAGCTACCAATTCAACTGTTTTGGTAGTTACTGATACCAATTGGTTGATGAGGTAGCCGAAGACTTAAACAGAATATAGTTATCTAGGGCATTAACTTCGTGGCATGGTTCTTTCATGTTGTTATTTTCAGAATATAGTATTATTCCAGTCTCATCACATCGGATATATATTCCACGTTAGAAAGGTATGTATTCTAGATACTTAGTTTGAAAGGTATGTATTATACTGTAGCTGTAAGACCTAGACTTCGCTGTAGACTTTGTAACAAAGACCAAATTGGTATTTATTGCTTCAATGATTTATGGCATGATGGGACTATCAATTACAATATATGTTAAAGAAATAAATTATTaccacaaaataaataataaataaaaaatcctacGAAGGAATATATAGAAGCTGaggtagaattttttttttctccttccgGGTCAACTTTAAAAATCGCACAATTtgatattaaaaattgaaaaaatataaggaaataataagaatattaaacaatgtgaacaataaatatattagatgttcaattcaataggtatgcagatgattatgtcgATTTTAAATGGTAGttattcttttattttgattAGGTTTATTCATACTCAATTAATAATAGTTGGATATTCAATTCACGTGTgcagatggttattctaatattagaATTTAGAAGGTAATTTAAGatgaagtatttttttttattttattaagtgaATTCTAGAattcattattcacattattcacaAAATTCGTTATCAAAACAGTAAAAAATTTTGAGCTTTAGCTAAAGAGAAAGTACAGGAGAGTTAGTTAAATAGCAACACTGAACCACTGGTCATCGTTGTCACCCCAAACAAAATAGGATATGCATGCAATGGCAAAGAAGATCGCAAATTCTCTTTTTCTACTGCTTGGTGCTCTTTCTTTCGTAGCCACGGTCCAAGGCCAGGATCAATCAGGTTTAATTTGATTACTTATTAAAATTTGAACAGTCATGTTAAATTTTGCAATTTCTTTAACATAATAAAGTTTCATGATGATTTCTAGCAGGATTCATTAGTATAGATTGTGGATTACCTGAAAATTCCAACTATACTGAGAAGAGCACCGGAATCAATTACATTTCAGATGCTAATTTTATTGATTCTGGTGTGAGTAAGACTGTGTCGCCCCAAGATAAGACTACTCATCCACAATATTTTACTTATCTTCGAAGTTTTTCTAATGGAATAAGAAACTGTTACAGAATAACTGTAACAAGTGTTACTAGATATTTAATCAGGGCTAGTTTCCTGTACGGAAACTATGATGGCCTTAATAAGCTCCCAGAATTTGATCTTTATCTTGGAGTTCATTTTTGGGACACGGTGAAATTCACAAATTCATCAGTAAGCATAAACTATGAAATTATACACACTCTATCGAACGATTATATCCATATCTGTATGGTTAATAAAGGCAAAGGGACACCATTCATTTCAGTTATAGAAATGAGGATTTTGGACCAGACAAATATTACTTATATCACTCAAGATCCAACTGCGTCATTGGCACGTTTTCGAAGGTTGGATTTTGGTATCAGCAACTTAACATACAGGCGAGTcccttttttgtttaaaaaaatataattgattcATATTTTGACACTTTATTGTAATAGAAACTTAATTATTATTTGTTACATCGGTTAAATTCATCGTATCTTCACAAAGTGAAAAACTATAAAATACAAAAGAAATATACAGAAGTTGAGTCTTTAGTGTATATATGTACCCATCTCATTATTATTTGAATAAGTTTGAATAAGAAAAAACACAAAGAATTAAAAGTGATGAtggtttaatagaaaaaataaaaataaaattaaaatttattattattactattattattgttattatcattactattgttgttgttgttgaagttaTGGGAAGAGATGTTATGTTGGTATACAGGTATAAAGATGATCCATATGACCGGATATGGGAGCCTTATTGGGACGACAAGTGGACACAATTAAGCAGTAGACTTAGCAATGATGACTTGGATCAGAATGACTTTAAACCACCAgcagttgtgatggagactgcaGCTACACCAAAAAATGCTACTGCCTCATTAGACTTCCAGTGGGaagatgattatgcagacaacAATGAAACTCAGCACCAATACTATATCTACTTACACTTCGCTGAGCTTCAGAAGCTGGgtgcaaatcaaactagatcATTCAATATCACCTTAAATGACGTGCCTTGGTCAATTGTGAAACCTGTATACGCTAGTTTATACACCAGATATAATTTAAACCCTTGGTTTGGACACAAAAACTATCACATTTCACTTTTCCGGACAGAATCTTCCTCCCTTCCGCCCATCATCAATGCTCTTGAGATTTATTTAGTGAAAGATTTCTCATCACAGTTAGAAACCCAAAAGGATGACGGTATTCTGCTgctgtttaattttgtctaaaCTTAATTAGcttcttcttttcattcttgtATGCATATTTAGCTTGCTTCTTCTGTACTTTTGATTACgatgaatatatatatacacacaccaGTGGATGCAGTCACAAACATGAAGAGGACTTATAAAGTGGACAGTAGAAACTGGGAAGGAGATCCATGTGCACCCATTGCATACAAGTGGCAGGGTGTAGACTGTACCACTTATGATGGCTTTCTAAGAATCACATCCTTGTAAGCTTATCATTCATTAAATATTAATGCATAAATTAGAAAACTATTAACCTTTTAATTATAAAAACCATGCATAAATTCATGATCGAAATAATGattcaatattttttataaaagaaatTTGTCTTCAAGTGGACTGACCGGACATATAGCAGCTGATATATCCAAGCTTACCATGTTGAAGTCCTTGTGAGTACCTATCTCATCTCATTtgattaatatataaataatgcaCCTCAATATAATTTGATtacatttgtaattttttttgtctcACTTTTTGGATTGTAATTGAGCATTTGAACTGCCATCTCAGAGATTTATCAGACAATGAGTTAAGTGGGACTGTTCCTTCTTTTCTGGCACAACTGCAATCACTGGAATACTTGTAAGTTCACATGATTTTATTGGTTATAACATTTGATAAGGATGTCATATTTGCCTTCTGCTTTTGCAGGAATTTGGCAAACAACAACCTAACAGGTTCAGTTTCAAACGAACTCCTTCAAAAACAAAGTGATGGTCTATTATCCTTGAGGTATGTCACTATATGTTATCCTTGATTGATATAAATACTTGACATTGAAGATGCTTTGCTTATTATATAGCAAGGTTTTGCTACATACTACTATTAAATAATGGTGTGTTGAACACGTTTTTTTAAGAGTAACTATTCAAATAtgagatttttaaaattgaaattttaatccCTCCAAtcacacaaaataatttttaatatttatttctcTTAAACAATACGATTCTCCTTCATTAATCACTAACTTATCGTAACATAACATTAATGTAACGTAACTTTCACAATTTCTAAGTTGTCATGAGTAACCAAATATAACTAACTTTGCTTTTAACTTTGTTGTCCTTTCGATGCGTATTCTAGTGTGGGGCAAAATCCAAATCTATGTGCATCAACTTCATGCATCTCGCAATCAAATGATACAAGAAAGAAAGACAATAATGCAGTTATTGCAGTGGTAGCATCAATTGCAGGGATATTACTGCTTCTAGTGATTATAGCAGCAGTTATAATCTTTCGCCAGAGAAAGCGATATGGTAACTGCATTCTCCTAACTATCATATATATGCAATCTTTTATGAAACAGACGAATGAAGTTTGGTTGATTGCACACGTTTTGATTTCCATAACTCGAAATAATCCTTGAATAACTGAAAAAAATTCATGAAAATCAGCTGCTGCTAGGAACATTATTCTTGGGAAGCGTCGTAGTTCAATTAAGGGGTCAGAATTGGAATCGAAGCAACGACAATATTCATTTAATGAGGTTGTTAAGATGACCAACAACTTTGATAGGATTCTTGGCAGAGGTGGATTCGGAACAGTTTATCATGGCTTTATTGAAGACATTCAAGTGGCTGTCAAGATGCTTTCCCTATCTTCAGTGCATGGATATCGACAATTTGTTGCAGAGG from Arachis ipaensis cultivar K30076 chromosome B09, Araip1.1, whole genome shotgun sequence includes these protein-coding regions:
- the LOC107614764 gene encoding probable LRR receptor-like serine/threonine-protein kinase At1g05700, with translation MHAMAKKIANSLFLLLGALSFVATVQGQDQSGFISIDCGLPENSNYTEKSTGINYISDANFIDSGVSKTVSPQDKTTHPQYFTYLRSFSNGIRNCYRITVTSVTRYLIRASFLYGNYDGLNKLPEFDLYLGVHFWDTVKFTNSSVSINYEIIHTLSNDYIHICMVNKGKGTPFISVIEMRILDQTNITYITQDPTASLARFRRLDFGISNLTYRYKDDPYDRIWEPYWDDKWTQLSSRLSNDDLDQNDFKPPAVVMETAATPKNATASLDFQWEDDYADNNETQHQYYIYLHFAELQKLGANQTRSFNITLNDVPWSIVKPVYASLYTRYNLNPWFGHKNYHISLFRTESSSLPPIINALEIYLVKDFSSQLETQKDDVDAVTNMKRTYKVDSRNWEGDPCAPIAYKWQGVDCTTYDGFLRITSLNLSSSGLTGHIAADISKLTMLKSLDLSDNELSGTVPSFLAQLQSLEYLNLANNNLTGSVSNELLQKQSDGLLSLSVGQNPNLCASTSCISQSNDTRKKDNNAVIAVVASIAGILLLLVIIAAVIIFRQRKRYAAARNIILGKRRSSIKGSELESKQRQYSFNEVVKMTNNFDRILGRGGFGTVYHGFIEDIQVAVKMLSLSSVHGYRQFVAEVKLLMRVHHRNLTSLIGYCNEETNIGLIYEYMANGNLDEHLSGENIKEKFLNWENRLQIALDAAQGLEYLHNGCKPPIIHRDVKCTNILLDENLHAKLADFGLSKCFAVDGDTHVSTIVAGTPGYLDPEYTTSNRLTEKSDVYSFGVVLLRIITGQAVVIVREDMIHHISQRINSMVAEGDITKVVDSRLQGDFDSNSAWRAVEIAMASVSSISVERPYMSDIVKELKECLAAELARKYSNCDLQNKDLVGQVSLNLISTYISPIAR